The following are encoded together in the Lathyrus oleraceus cultivar Zhongwan6 chromosome 3, CAAS_Psat_ZW6_1.0, whole genome shotgun sequence genome:
- the LOC127128898 gene encoding uncharacterized protein LOC127128898 encodes MNRIELKSRVIKVRKITLTSLFHFILLLLSFRSSPLSQMVSLDEKEGPSPKIGPDHQAEILSYSDQLSLQMDSDYPEEDEYDELHSPSICLPISVTWSDADAECLVLGLFIFGKNFTLIKKLLENKGMGEILSFYYGKFYKSDGYQRWSECRKLKGRKCMIAKKLSTKMRQHDLLSRLNPHVTKKSQHTLSKASNSYVEGKSSLEKYISTMKSIVGLGVFAEAIGIGKENGVLTRLDLEPRKNSCEEFLAPACKALSSLGPGDIIQSLAGGCWLSKTRSNELFWEAVWPRLLARGWHSEQPKNQDYLVFLIPGVEKFSWRKHLKGQHYFDSVRDVLSKVVAEPNIIVLKEEEVEEGGPNEDDFSDDHRQCYLKPRSSISLVHCGKPLKYVPSNTVHRDEVDVDGKRYKGNTYSRRVNHSKDMSKSITQRSTKLLVTDTNGLPKRKLLKVKQMRYLPVELKDASKMTTDLLSESNGGSSPRMVESKILIYGRKKTDSCIGVSNSGVFVEKEIHDNPENDVNKMVESQKNQHTCVFDDSQVKRIIKHHEFNWRVRSGDSNHAAVPTKRRRLTACAKAENSRVIQNFSGGLGSDKLRFSCISSILDANQNVCDPICHQQNGSSSASSEDRSSIHCDYGSLEQQADINPRRQSSRNSKMTVKAMECITYKFWQNKNDIQTHTHIFNPCRKARTRGKTRPRRNSIVFQQIIGDGSVS; translated from the exons ATGAATAGAATAGAACTCAAGTCGCGTGTTATAAAAGTAAGAAAAATTACACTAACCTCACTATTTCACTTCATTCTGTTGCTTCTATCGTTTCGTTCTTCACCTCTTTCACAG ATGGTGTCCTTAGACGAGAAAGAAGGCCCCAGTCCTAAAATAGGTCCTGACCACCAGGCGGAGATTCTTTCATATTCAGACCAGCTTTCACTTCAAATGGATTCTGATTATCCAGAAGAAGATGAGTATGATGAATTACACTCTCCTTCAATTTGTTTGCCCATCTCAGTCACGTGGAGTGATGCTGATGCAGAATGTTTGGTACTCGGTTTGTTTATTTTTGGGAAGAATTTTACTCTGATTAAAAAATTGTTAGAGAACAAAGGGATGGGAGAAATACTCTCATTTTACTATGGAAAGTTTTACAAGTCGGATGGATATCAAAGATGGTCGGAGTGCAGGAAGTTAAAAGGGAGAAAGTGTATGATAGCAAAGAAACTTTCTACCAAAATGAGGCAACATGATCTATTGTCTCGCTTGAATCCTCATGTCACTAAAAAATCACAACATACTTTGTCTAAG GCTTCTAACTCATATGTGGAAGGCAAAAGTTCTCTAGAAAAATACATATCTACAATGAAGTCTATAGTTGGGCTTGGCGTTTTTGCAGAAGCGATAGGTATTGGTAAGGAGAATGGAGTCCTTACTCGGCTTGATTTGGAACCTAGGAAAAACAGTTGTGAGGAGTTTTTAGCACCAGCTTGCAAAGCTTTGTCTTCTCTTGGACCGGGTGATATAATACAATCTTTGGCAGGAGGATGTTGGCTGAGCAAAACCAGAAGTAATGAACTATTCTGGGAAGCTGTTTGGCCCCGCTTACTGGCAAGAGGTTGGCACTCTGAGCAACCAAAGAATCAAGATTATCTAGTTTTTCTTATTCCCGGCGTTGAGAAGTTTTCTTGGAGAAAACATTTGAAAGGGCAACATTACTTTGATTCTGTTAGGGATGTATTGAGCAAAGTAGTAGCTGAACCTAATATTATTGTGCTCAAAGAAGAAGAAGTTGAAGAAGGAGGACCAAACGAAGATGATTTCTCTGACGATCATCGTCAATGTTACCTCAAGCCTCGATCTTCTATAAGTTTGGTGCATTGCGGAAAGCCGTTGAAATACGTTCCGTCTAATACAGTGCATAGAGATGAGGTAGATGTTGATGGTAAAAGATATAAAGGGAACACATATAGTAGGAGAGTAAACCATAGCAAGGATATGTCTAAAAGCATTACACAGAGGTCAACAAAGTTATTAGTTACTGATACCAATGGACTTCCTAAAAGAAAACTATTGAAGGTGAAACAAATGAGATATCTGCCTGTTGAATTGAAAGATGCTTCTAAAATGACTACCGATCTTCTAAGCGAAAGTAATGGTGGTTCTTCACCAAGGATGGTGGAATCCAAGATTCTGATATATGGCAGAAAGAAAACTGATAGTTGCATTGGTGTATCTAACAGTGGAGTCTTTGTTGAAAAAGAAATACATGATAATCCTGAGAATGATGTGAACAAGATGGTCGAAAGCCAGAAAAATCAACACACCTGCGTGTTTGATGATAGTCAAGTGAAGAGGATCATAAAGCATCATGAGTTCAATTGGAGAGTAAGATCAGGTGATTCTAATCATGCTGCTGTTCCTACTAAAAGGAGGAGATTGACTGCTTGTGCCAAGGCAGAGAATAGCCGCGTCATTCAGAATTTTTCAGGAGGTTTGGGATCTGATAAATTAAGATTCTCTTGTATTTCTAGCATTCTAGATGCCAACCAAAATGTTTGTGATCCAATTTGCCACCAGCAGAATGGAAGTTCAAGCGCCTCATCAGAAGACAGAAGTAGCATACATTGCGATTATGGTTCTTTGGAACAACAGGCTGATATAAATCCAAGGAGACAGAGCAGCAGAAACAGCAAAATGACAGTTAAAGCAATGGAATGTATAACATATAAATTCTGGCAAAACAAGAATGACATCCAGACACACACACATATATTCAATCCTTGCCGCAAGGCTCGCACAAGAGGCAAAACAAGGCCGCGTCGTAACAGCATTGTTTTTCAACAAATAATAGGAGATGGAAGTGTTAGCTGA